GTCACACGTAGCCGAGCCGGTCCAGGGTGTCCGCGATGACCTCGCTCGGGTGGTACTGGTCCATCATGGACGGGCGTCGCAGCGTCTCGTGCTCGACGAGGAACTTCTCCAGCTTGTCCGCGCGCATCCCGGTCAGCACGATGTTCTGCCCGAGCCCCTGGTGCCGCTCGGTCCGCTCGCGGTGGATGGCGCACGGCATGCCGAGGTAGGCGCCCTCCTCCTGGAGCCCGCCGGAGTCGGTGACGACGAACTTCGCCCGCGTCAGCAACGGCAGGAACTCCAGGTAGCGCAGCTTCGGCCGCAGCACGAAGCGCTCGTCGTCGAACAGCCCGTTCAGGTCGAGGGCGTCGAGGCGCTCGCGCTCGTGGGCGCCGACCAGGTACAGCAGCGGGGTCTTCTCGCTCGCCCTCTTGAGGACCTGGAGCACCTCCCGGAACTTCTCCGGTCGCTGGAGGAGCTCGAACCGGTGCAGCGTCACCAGGCCGAACTCGGCGGGCAGGTCGTACGGCGCCCGGCCGCCCTCCTTGGCGAGCCTGAGCGCGTCGATGACCGTGTTGGCGCCCGTGTCGACCACCACGCCGCGCGCGCGGCGCAGGTTGCGCACCTCGCGGGGCGTCGGGGCGAAGTGGATGTCGACCATGCGGGCGGCGATGCGCCGGTTGGCCTCCTCGGGCAGCGGGCTGAGCAGGCTGCCGCTGCGCGTGCCGGCCTCGACGTGAGCGACGCGGGCGCCCAGGATGCGGCCGATCAGCGAGCCGTAGGGCGTGGTGAACGTGTCGCCGTGCACGACGACCACACCCGGCTTGCCGTCCGACTCCAGCGCGGCCCGGAGCTCCTTGCGCCGCCCGGCCACGGACCTGGCCACGGAGGCCGCCCAGCCGGGCACCTGCGCGGGCCGCTCCAGGTTGCGCGCGGTCCGCTCCGGCACGAGCCAGACGTCGGGCTTGGACAACCCGAGGTCCTCCAGGGTGTCCGGGACCTCGTCCACGTGCTGCGCGGTGAACCACAACTGCGGCGTGGCGCCTCGGGCGACGAGCGCGTGGTGCACCGGAGCGATCTTGATCAGCTCCGCGGTGGTGCCCACGATGAAAGAAATCACCGGAAGTCGCTTCCCTCTAGGCTGGAACCAGCTCAGCCGCGCGCGGCTGCGGACCCGACCGAGTGTAATCTCCACGGCCGTGAGCCAGACCATCGCCTCCCAGGCGCCAACGCTCAGTGTCGTCTTCCCCGCGTACAACGAGGAGAAGTGGATCGGCAGTTCGATCGACGCCGTCCTGGTCGCCGCGGCGGAGGCGGACTGGAAGGTCGAGGTCGTCGTCGTCGACGACGGCAGCACCGACGGCACCCCGGCCCTGCTGGACGGTTACGCCGATCGTCACGGCGTGGTGGTCGTCCACCAGGAGAACCGCGGTCGGTTCGAGACGGTCCGCGCGGCGATCCGCAAGGCGAGCGGCGAGCGGGTGCTGATCCTGGGCAGCCGCGTCGTGGTCGACCCGCACTCGCTGGCGTTCCTCAAGGAGCAGTTGGTCGGCCACCCGGAGCGGGTCGTCTGGAACGGTCACGTGCGGGTCGAGTCCGACGGGAACCCCTACGCCGGTTTCTGGAACGGCCTGTTGCAGGTGTTGTGGCGGCGCTACCTCAAAGAGCCGAGGCTGATGTCGTTCGGCATCGAGGAGTTCGACGCCTTCCCGAAGGGCTCCGGTTTCTTCTGCGCGCCGAAGGAAATGCTGGAATCGGCGTCCGCAGCGTTCGATTCGATGTTCGACGACATCCGGTTCGCCAGCGACGACACCAGGCTGATCCGGTGGATCGCGGAGCGCGAGCGCATTCACATCTCGCCCGACTTCTCGTGCTCCTACTACCACGGCCGGGAATCGCTGGCGAAGTTCGCCAAGCACGCGTACTTCCGGGGCACCACGTTCATCGACGGCTACCTGGGCAACCCGGGCACCAGCCGGAAGATGGCGCTGGCCGCGCTGGGCGCGGGGGCGGCGGGCATCACGCTGCTCGCCACCCGGCCCAGGACCGCCGCGGTGGTCGGGCTGGCGGGCACCGCCGCGGCGGGCGGCGTGGTGAAGGCGTGCGGTGGCAGCACGGCCGATGCCACCGCGGTGTCGCGGATGCTGCCGGTGTTCGCCGCCAGCTTCGGCGCGGGCGCGGTCCGCGGCCTGCTGCTGGCCCTCAAGGCCAAGGTCCGCCGCTGATGCCGGACGCGCCCGGGACGCGGGTGCGCCGCGCCCGCTCGCTCGGCCCGGTCACCGGCGCGCTGCTGGTCGCGTCGGTGTTCGGCTACGGCCTGATGATCCTGTGCGGCCGGGTCCTGGGCCCGGTCGACTACAAGGTCTTCCTGGCGTTCTGGGGCCTGGTCTTCGGCCTCGGCAGCGCCATCTCGCCGGTCGAGCAGGAGGTCTCGCGACTGGCCGCCCAGGCCGAGATCGAGGGCGGGCGCACCGGCCCGGACGCCGTGCGCGTCGTCGGTGTCGCGGCAGGGCTCGTGCTCCTCTTCGGGCTGCTGCTGCTCATCCCGCCGGTCAACGAGCGCCTCTTCCCGGACCACTTCGAGCTCGCCCTCGTGACGCTGTGCGGCGGCCTCGGCTACACCGTCCTGTTCGCCGTGCGCGGCTTGCTCATCGGGCACAACCGGGTCGGCCCCTACTCCGGGCTGACCATGACCGAGCCGACGGTCCGCCTCGTGCTCGCGGTCCTGCTCGTCGTGCTCGGCCTGGCGCAGATCGTGTCGCTCGCCGTCGCCGTCGCGGCCGGCACGCTCGCCTGGCTCGTGGTCGCGGCCCCGGCCTCCCGGCTGGTGGACCGGCGCGGCGCGGGCCGGGGCTGGGGACCGGTGTCGGCCACCGTGACGCAGCTCATGGCCGGCTCCGCGCTCACCGCGACGGTGGTGACCGGGTTCCCCGCGATGGTGAGCCTGCTGGCGCCCGCCGACGACCCGGCGGCGGTCGGGGCCTTCCTCTCCGCACTCACCCTGGCCCGGTTCCCGCTGGTGGCGCTGCTGCCGGTGCAGGCGCTGGCGGTGCCCGCGATCGTGCGGCTGTCGGCGACCGGCGAAGGGCGCGGGAAGCTGCGCGGCTGGTTGGCCAAGGGCCTCGTGGCCGTCGCGGTCCTCGGCGCGCTGGGCGCCGTCGCGGGCGCGGCGGCCGGACCGTGGGTCGTGCGGTTCGTCTACGGCGAGGGCTTCGTGGTCGCGGGCTGGGCGGTCGGGGCGCTGGTGCTCTCGTCCGTGCTGCTCGCCGGGGTCCAGATGCTGGCCGCGGTGCTGGTGGCCCGCGGCCGGGCGGGCGCGGTGCTGCGGACCTGGGCCGCGACGGCCGCGCCGAGCCTCGCGGCGCTGGCGTGGTGGCCCGCCGACACGATCACCCGTTCGGTGATCGGACTGCTGGTGGGAGCGGCGGTCGGCGTGCTTGTGGCCTTCGTCGCGGTCTGGCGCCGGGGCGATGACGGCTGACTCGACCTGGCCGGTAGTCTGCGCTCGCACGGGGGCTGGGGAGCGCCCGAATCCGACTGACAGGTCACGACTTCGATGAGTGCTGCACTCCTGTTGTTGATGTACTGGCTGCCCGGCCTCGCGTTCGGAGCCGCCATCAGGCTGCGCGGGTGGGTGCTCGCCGGGGCGGCACCCGCCCTGACCTACGGGCTGGTGTCCATCGGGGGCCTGCTGATCGGGAAGGTCGGCCTCCCCTGGACCGTGCCCACCTTCGCCGCGTGGGCGGCCGTGGCGTCGGTGGTCGCGTTCGTCGTGTCCCACCTCGTGAACCGGCGTCGCCCGGCCGAGCCGGAGGAGCGGCTGCCGCTGCGCGACCACCTGGTGGTCGCCGCGGGACTCGCCGTGGGCCTGGCGGTCGGCGCGGTCACGTTCCTGCGCGGCATCGGCAGCCTCGACCGGCTGAGCCAGGACTGGGACGCGCCGCACCACGGCAACCTCGTCCGCTGGCTCGCCGAGCACCAGACGTCCGTGGTGTCCACGGCCGGCGCGATCGGCAACCAGCCGGACAACACCTCGTACTTCTACCCGAGCACCTACCACGAACTGCTGGCGTTGCTGCTCGACGAGGCCGGCACCAGCCTGCCGGTGCTGCTCAACCTCGGCGCGTTGAGCACGGTCCTCATCTGGCCGGTCGGCATCGCGGCCCTGGGCCTCGCCTGGCGGCTGCCGCCGCTCGCGGTGGCGTTCGCCGCAGCCGTGTCGACCTGGTTCTCCCCGTTCCCCTACGACTCGCTGTGGCGCGGCCCCCTGTGGCCGTACGTGGCGGGCATCGCCCTGATCCCCGCCCTGCTCGCGCTGGTCAAGTACCTCGTCGAGCCGCGCGGCGTCACCGGTCCCGTGGCGATCGCGGTCGTCGTGGCGGGGATGGTCGGCCTCCAGACGAGCCTGGCCGTCATCGTCTTCGCCCTGCTCCTGATCATCTTCCTGTGCTGCGTGTTCCGGCAGGTGCCGATCGACTGGCGCCGGGCGTGGCCGACGCTGCTGGCCACGGTCCTGCTGGGCCTCGTGGTCTCGGTGCCGCTGATCCTGCCGTCACTGGGCGCCGCCTCCGGTGTGACCGCCGCGCTGTGGTCCTCCGAGGCGACGCCCGCCGGCGCGTTCGGGCAGATGCTCACCTTCTCCGGGGTCGTGGCGTTCCCCCAGTGGTGGATCGGCCTGCCCGCCCTGCTCGGCATCTTCGTCATGGTGCGCCGGCGGCTGATGACCTGGATGGTGGTCGTCTACGCCGTGTTCGGCGTCCTGTACGCGGCCACCGTGTCGTTGGAGACGCCGCTGGTCCACCAGCTGACCGGGTTCTTCTACAACGACCACTGGAGGCTGGCCGCGCTGCTGCCGCTCCCGGGGTCGATCGCGTTCGGTGTGTTCACCGCCGCCGCGGGCGGGTGGCTCGTGGAGCGCCGGCGCTCGCGCATCCCGTCGTCCTGGCCGACCGAGCGGGTCGCGGTGGCGGCGAGCCTGGTCGTGTTCCTGCTGCTCGCGGCCGTCAGCGGCGCGTACGTGGGGCGCAACAGCTCCCGGCTCGCCCAGACCTACGGCAACGGCCCGACGGTGAGTGCCGCCGAGCAGGAGGCGTACCGGTGGCTCGGCGAGCGCGTCCGCCCCGGCGAGCGGGTGATGAACGACGTGGTGGACGGCAGTGCGTGGATGTACGCGGTGGCGAAGGTGGAGCCCGTCGTGTGGACCTTCTACGGCACCCCGCCCGACTCCCCCCAGACCTACCTCGCGCGCAACCTGAACAAGGTGGCGACCTCGCCGCGCGTGCGCGAGGAACTGGACGAGCTGAGGGTCCGCTACGTCATCGTCGGTCGCGGCTTCGTCCGCCCGGAGCGCAAGACGGCCCAGGGCCTGGTGGGACTCGGGCGGACCGAGGGTTTCCGGGAGGTCTTCGAGAACGAGGGCGCGACGATCTACGAGATCGAGGGCCAGGAAGGGGTGGTCGCGGATGGCGAGCCCACCCCGGAGCCGAACCGCTGAACTGACGATAGGGTGTTGAGGTGCAAGGAACGCTCACGAGGGCCGGCCGCGTCCTGATCGTGCTCCCCGCCTTGAACGAATCGGGGAACGTCGCCTCGGTCGTGGCCAAGGTGAAGGCGGCGATCCCGGCCGCCGGGGTCCTCGTCGTGGACGACGGCTCGACCGACGACACCTCCGCGAAGGCCCGCCAGGCGGGCGCCGACGTCGCCCGGCTCGCGGTCAACCTCGGGGTCGGCGGCGCGATGCGCACGGGCTTCCGGTACGCCGTTCGGCACGGCTACGACGTGGTGGTCCAGGTCGATGCCGACGGCCAGCACGACCCGGACGAGCTCGCCGCCCTCCTGCACGGCCTGGAGTCGGCCGACATCGTGATCGGCTCCCGTTTCGCGGGCAAGGGCAGCTACAAGGCGAGCGGCCCGCGCCGCTGGGCCATGGTGGTGCTGTCCTTCGTGCTGACCCGGCTGGCGAAGACGAAGCTCACCGACGTCACCTCCGGCTTCAAGGCCGCCGGACCGCGCGCGGTCGCGCTGTTCGCGGACAACTACCCCGCCGAGTACCTCGGCGACACCATCGAGTCGCTGGTGCTCGCGCTGCGCGCGGGTTTGGTGGTCAGGGAAATCCCGGTGGTCATGCTGGAGCGCCAGTCCGGCACACCCAGCACCTCGCCGATCCGCTCGGCCGTCTACCTGGGCCGTGCCGGACTCGCACTGTTGCTCGCCCTGGTCCGCCGCGCGCCGGCGGCCGACCGGTCCGATGCGGCGTAGGGGGTCGTGGTGGCTTCGTGGCGTTTGATGAGCATCGTGGTCGCGGTGCTGGTGCTCTTCCTCGTCTTCGAGATGATGCGCCGGCGCAAGCTGCGCGAGAAGTACGCGAGCATCTGGCTGCTGCTGGCGGTGGGGGTCACCGTCCTGGCCGCCGTGCCGGGCGTGCCGGAGTTCCTCACCCGGATCACCGGCATCATCACCCCCTCGAACTTCGTGCTGTTCCTCGCCGTGGCCGTCCTCGGCCTGGTCGCCCTGCACCTGAGCACCGAGGTGGGCAGGCTGGAGGAGGAGGTCCGCACGGCGGTCGAGGAGATCGCCCTCCAGCGCGGCGAGATCGACGGCGAGCGGCGGGCGCTGGAGGAGCGCGTCCTGACCCTGGAGCGGGCCGCCCAGGGGGGCGGCGACAGGCACGACGACTCGTCGTTGCGGTCCTCCTGACGGGGGTGCGGCACGGGTCCGCCGGGGACGGGGAACCCCGGCGGACGCCACGCCCCTGGGTGCGAGGTGGCCACCACGTCCGGGTAGCCTCGTGCTCCGTGAGCTTCGATGGTTTTGACCTGATCGTCGTCGGTTCCGGCTTCTTCGGTCTGACGGTCGCCGAACGCACCGCTTCCCAACTCGGCAAGCGCGTGCTCGTGGTCGAGCGTCGGTCCCACCTGGGCGGCAACGCCTATTCGGAGGCCGAACCGGAGACCGGGATCGAGGTGCACCGGTACGGTGCACACCTCTTCCACACCTCCAACAAGCGGGTCTGGGAGTACGTCAACCAGTTCACCGAATTCACCGGTTACCAGCACCGCGTCTTCGCGATGCACGACGGTCAGGCGTACCAGTTCCCGATGGGTCTCGGGCTGATCGCCCAGTTCGTCGGCCGGTACCTGTCGCCGTCGGAAGCCCGCGCGTGGGTGGCCGAGCACGCCTCCGAGATCGACTCCAAGGACGCGAAGAACCTGGAGGAGAAGGCGATCTCCCTGATCGGGCGTCCGCTGTACGAGGCGTTCGTCCGCGACTACACCGCGAAGCAGTGGCAGACGGACCCCCGGGAACTGCCCGCCGCGGTCATCAGCCGCCTCCCGGTCCGCTACACGTTCGACAACCGCTACTTCAACGACACCTACGAGGGTCTGCCGGTCGACGGCTACACCGCGTGGCTGGAGAAGATGGCGGATCACCCGAACATCGAGGTCCGCCTCGACACCGACTTCTTCGACATCCGCGACGACATCCCGGCCGGTACCCCGATCGTGTACACCGGCCCGCTCGACCGGTACTTCGACTACAGCGAGGGCTGGCTGGGCTGGCGGACGCTGGACTTCGAGCAGGAGGTCCTGCCGGTCGGCGACTTCCAGGGCACCCCGGTGATGAACTACAACGACGCGGACGTCCCCTACACCCGCATCCACGAGTTCCGGCACTTCCACCCGGAGCGCGAGTACCCGTCGGACAAGACGGTCATCGTGCGCGAGTTCTCCCGCGCGGCCGAGAAGGACGACGAACCGTATTACCCGATCAACACCGCCGAGGACCGGGCGAAGCTGGAGCGGTACCGCGAACTCGCGCGCGTGGAGGCCGCCGAGCGTAACGTCGTCTTCGGTGGCCGGCTGGGCACCTACAAGTACCTGGACATGCACATGGCGATCGGTTCCGCGCTGAGTGTGTTCGACAACAAGATCGTCCCGCACCTGACCTCCGGTCGGGCGCTGGACGGTTCGCTGGAGGACTGAGTAGCAATGTCGGGCAACTCGACCCTCGTCGAGCACGAGGCTCCGGAGAAACTCCTGGCCCAGCGCGGGCTGTTCGCCGGCCCGTCGCCGATCGTCTCGGAGGACCTCTACGCCGAGGTCTCCCGGGGGGTGGCCGATCGCGAGCGGCACCGCCTCGTGCTGCACCCGCACGCGGTCGTCTCGATGAACACCTACTTCGGCCGGTTCCCCGCCACCTACTGGCAGCGGTGGTGCGTGAGCCCCGAGGTGGAGCTGAGCGTCACGCTGACGGGCTCCGGCACCGTGGCGGTCGTCGCCTCCGACGCCGAGGGCGAGTCCCGCACGGTCGCGGCCGAGCAGGTCGCGGACGCGACCCGGCAGGTCGTCACCCTGACGGCGAAGATCGACAAGTTCACCGACGGCGGCGGCCTCTGGTTCGACCTCACCACGGGTGAGGACCGGCTGGTGGTCGAGGACGCCCGGTGGACGGTCGCGCCGCCGGCGAAGGTCCGCCCCACCGCGGTGGTGATCTGCACCTTCAACCGGGTCGAGGACTGCCTCAACACGATGGCGGCCCTCGCGTCCGACCAGGAGCCCCTGGCCCTGGTCGATGCGGTCTACGTGGTCGACCAGGGCACCGACGCGGTCGAGTCGCGCCCCCGGTTCGCCGAGGTCGCCGCCGCGCTCGGGGACAAGCTCCGCTACATCCGCCAGCCGAACCTCGGTGGCGCGGGCGGCTTCACCCGCGGCTTGTACGAGGTCACCGAGCTGGACGGCGCCGAGCACGCCAACGTCCTGTTCATGGACGACGACGTGCTGTGCGAGCCGGAGATCGTGATCCGCACGACCGCGTTCGCCAACCGCACGGCGCAGCCGGTCATCGTCGGCGGCCAGATGCTCTACCTGCTCCACCCGAACCACCTGCACGTGGGCGCGGAGTACGCCAACCTCGACACGCTGGCCCCGGGCCAGGTCGTGGAGGGCGCGCTGCACGACGCCGACCTCACCGGCTTCGACGAGGAGACCGGCAAGCGCAACGTCCAGGACCGGCGGGTGGACGCCGGGTACAACGGTTGGTGGTCCTGCCTGATCCCCTCGGAGATCGTCAAGGCGATCGGCTACCCGCTGCCGCTGTTCTTCCAGTGGGATGACATCGAGTACGGCTACCGCGCGCGGGCCCACGGGTTCGCCACGGTCACGCTCCCCGGTGCCGGCGTGTGGCACGCCGACTTCCACTGGAAGGACTGGGACGACTGGCACCGGTACTTCAACCTGCGCAACGCCCTGATCACGTCGGCGCTGCACAGCCGGTTCGACCCGAAGCGGATCTGCCGGTCGATGGCCTCCCAGTTGGCCACCTACCTGGTGGGCATGCAGTACGGCCTGGCCGCCACGCAGCTCAAGGCCATCGAGGACTTCCTCAAGGGCCCCGGGTTCCTGCGCGACGGCGGCGTCCAGGCGGCGGCGGACATCCGCAAGCTGCGCGCCGAGTACCCGGAGACCGTGCGGCACCCGGCGTCGGAGGTGCCCGGCATCGCCTCGGGGGACCTCCCGCTGATCAGCGCGCCGCCCGCGCCGAAGCTGTTCGCCCCGGTGCTCGCCAAGCGGATCGTGCACCAGTTGCTCGGCAAGAACGTGCACGACGTGGGCGCGGTCAGCTCGGGGGACTCGGCCTGGTGGCACGTGTCGTTGTTCAACACCGCCGTGGTGACCGACGCCTCCCAGGAGGGCGTGCGGGTCCGCCGCCGGGACCGCGAACTCGCCGTCCGCCTCGGCAAGCAGGGCACGAAGCTGATCCGCGAGCTGTACCGGCAGGCCCCGGAGATGCAGCGGGCCTACCGCGAGGCGATGGGCGAGCTGACCGACCGCTCGAACTGGAAGCGCCTGTACGACCTGTAGTTGGTGGCAGAGTCGGCCGGCCGGGTCCCGCGGTGGGACCCGGCCGGCCCGTCCCCCGGAGGGAACCCTCGTGGACGCAGTGCACCGGATCGTCCTCCCGCGGGAGGACGACCCGCTCGATGTCCGGCCGATGTACCTGGACGAGCCGCAGGACGTGCACTGCCGGGTGGACTCGCGTCGCGCGCTGACCGTGCCCGAGCACGCGAAGGTGTCGTTCGCGACCTACTTCAACGCGTTCCCGGCGAGCTACTGGAAGCGCTGGACCGCCGTCGGCGAGGTCGTCCTGCGGCTGGAGGTGCGGGGCTCCGGACGGATCGACGTGTACCGCTCCAAGCCGAGCGGCGACGTCGTCCACCTGGACGGCCGGTTCGTGAAGGACGCGTCCGAGTGGACGGCGCTGGAGTTCGAGGTGTCGCTCAAGCCGTTCGAGGACGGCGGGTTCATCTGGTTCGACGTGTCCACCCACGAGTCGCCGCTGGCCGTCCGGGACGCGGAGTGGGCGGTGCGCACGCCGCTGCCGCCGCAGCGCGTCGCGGTGACCATCACCACCATGCGCCCGCACGACGCCGTGGCCGCGCTGGCGGCGCTGGGCAGCGACCCGGCCGTCCTCGACGTGGTCGGCAAGGTCGTCGTCGCGGACCAGGGCGCGGTGAAGGTGCGGTCCGTCGACGGCTTCGACGAGGTCGCCCGCGTGCTCGGCCCGCGCCTGACCGTCGTGGAGCAGGACAACCTGGGCGGCTCCGGCGGCTTCACGCGCGGCATGTTCGAGGCGATCGAGAACAGCGACGTCGAGCAGGTCATGCTCATGGACGACGACATCCGGCTCGAACCGGAGGCGGTGCTGCGCTCCAACGCGTTCGCGCGCGCCGCGGCCAAGCCCGTCATCGTCGGCAGCCACATGCTCAACCTCCAGGCGCGCACGCGCCTGCACAGCTCCGCCGAGATCGTCGACCTCGGCACCTGCTTCTGGCGGGCCGCCCCCGGCGCGGTCACCGACCACGACTTCGCCACGTCGTCCCTGCGGGAGACCCCGGCGCTGCACCCCCGGGTGGACGCGACGTACAACGGCTGGTGGATGTGCCTGTTCCCGCGCGAGGTGATCGAGCGCGTCGGCTACCCGCTGCCGCTGTTCATCAAGTGGGACGACGCGGAGTACTCGCTGCGCGCGCTGGAGCACGGCTACCCGACCGTGTCGCTGCCGGGCTCGGCGGTGTGGCACATGCCGTGGACGGACAAGAACGACTCCACCGACTGGCAGGCGTACTTCCACACCCGCAACCGCCTGGTCCTGGCGGCGCTGCACAGCCCGTACGACGTGCGGTCGTGGATCGTGAAGCACGGGCTGAAGCTGTCGCTGCGGCACCTGCTGTCCATGGAGTACTCGACGGTGGCGCTCCAGCAGAAGGCGCTGGAGGACTTCCTGGACGGGCCGGCGGGCCTGTTCGACTCGCTGCGCACCGCCCTGCCGGAGGTGCGCCGCCTGCGCGACGGGTTCAGCGACGCGCGGCGCCTGGAATCGGCCCGCGAGTTCCCCCCGCCCACCTTCGACGCCGTGCGCGCGGAGGCGCTGCTCCAGCCGACCAGCCGCAAGGCCGCCATCGCGGTGCGCGCGGCGAAGTCCGTGCTGCACAACCTGCGCCCGCCGCAGCCGGCCACCGGGGACCGCCCGCAGCTCAACGTGCCCGCGCTCGACGCCCGGTGGTTCCTGCTCGGCAACCTGGACAGCGCGACCGTGTCCACCGCCGACGGGACGGGGGTCGCGTTCTACAAGCGCGACCCGGAGCAGTTCCGCACCCTGATGGCCCGCGCGGTGCGCAACTACCGCAGGCTCGGCCGGGAGTGGCCGCGGCTGCGCCGGCTGTACCGCGACGCGCTGCCCGAGCTGACGTCGGCCGAGCGGTGGCGCAAGGTCTTCGAGAACTGACCCGGCCCGACCGCGTGGCCGCCGCTCACTCGAAGTGCGCGGCGACCACGCGGCCGGAGTCGACCACGAACTCCTCGCCGTCGACCCGGTCCTACCGGCGGAAGAACCGCTCCCGCTGCCCGAGCCGCACGAGCTTGAGCCACTCGACGAACGCCTTCGGGTCGCGCCGCACGCCGATGAAGTACAGCCCGAACCGGAACGCCTCCAGCAACCCCAGCTTGCGCATGCCCGGCTGGGACAGCAGGTACCCGCGGTTGCGGTACGTGTAGTACCGCTTGACCGCGTTCTCCGGGTCCTGGGCGTGGAACCGGCCGCCGAGCATCGGCTTGAACTCGTCCGAGCCGTCCGGGTGCAGGTAGGCCACCTTCAGCGACGTGCCGAACGGCATGCCCGTGCGCACCATGCGCCGGTGGATCTCCACCTCGTCGCCGCGGAAGAACAGGCGGTAGTCCGGCACGCCGATCACGTCGATCGCGGAGGCCCTGAACAGCGCGCCGTTGAACAGCGACGCGATGCCGGGCAGGAAGTCGTCGCCCAGCTCGGAGGAGT
This region of Saccharothrix longispora genomic DNA includes:
- a CDS encoding glycosyltransferase; its protein translation is MDAVHRIVLPREDDPLDVRPMYLDEPQDVHCRVDSRRALTVPEHAKVSFATYFNAFPASYWKRWTAVGEVVLRLEVRGSGRIDVYRSKPSGDVVHLDGRFVKDASEWTALEFEVSLKPFEDGGFIWFDVSTHESPLAVRDAEWAVRTPLPPQRVAVTITTMRPHDAVAALAALGSDPAVLDVVGKVVVADQGAVKVRSVDGFDEVARVLGPRLTVVEQDNLGGSGGFTRGMFEAIENSDVEQVMLMDDDIRLEPEAVLRSNAFARAAAKPVIVGSHMLNLQARTRLHSSAEIVDLGTCFWRAAPGAVTDHDFATSSLRETPALHPRVDATYNGWWMCLFPREVIERVGYPLPLFIKWDDAEYSLRALEHGYPTVSLPGSAVWHMPWTDKNDSTDWQAYFHTRNRLVLAALHSPYDVRSWIVKHGLKLSLRHLLSMEYSTVALQQKALEDFLDGPAGLFDSLRTALPEVRRLRDGFSDARRLESAREFPPPTFDAVRAEALLQPTSRKAAIAVRAAKSVLHNLRPPQPATGDRPQLNVPALDARWFLLGNLDSATVSTADGTGVAFYKRDPEQFRTLMARAVRNYRRLGREWPRLRRLYRDALPELTSAERWRKVFEN
- the glfT1 gene encoding galactofuranosyltransferase GlfT1 encodes the protein MSALPKGSVVGVVVTRHRRELLADSLKVLASQTRPLDHLVVVDNGPDQPVGDLVAQSPIPTTYLASHRNLGGAGGFALGMLHALSLGADWLWLADDDGRPADETVLSVLLGEAERRGLAAVSPVVANIDRPEKLAFPLRRGLTWKRDSSELGDDFLPGIASLFNGALFRASAIDVIGVPDYRLFFRGDEVEIHRRMVRTGMPFGTSLKVAYLHPDGSDEFKPMLGGRFHAQDPENAVKRYYTYRNRGYLLSQPGMRKLGLLEAFRFGLYFIGVRRDPKAFVEWLKLVRLGQRERFFRR